Proteins encoded in a region of the Streptomyces sp. NBC_00310 genome:
- a CDS encoding radical SAM protein has translation MTRTTLSAPQGRVLASSLSNHRLHLILLPTEQCNFRCGYCYEDFAVGRMPASVVEGVKRLIDRRLDGLRSLDVSWFGGEPLLALPVVEEVSAHIGRRAATRPDLSCTAEMTTNGYTLDAVTAERLAGLGVGRYQISLDGPQEMHDQSRVRADGKGSFTRIWKNLMDIRESAVQVHVTLRIHLTAANLAGMPDFLGRIRETFLHDSRFSVRLKPVEHLGGPNDQHIGIVPEEDRPRVLAELTALVSSDDSDDPGGFGSLSGQAEVCYASLPDSLVIRADGSVGKCTVALTDPANTIGRLRPDGTLSIDNTRLRPWLRGWFTQDGEAVACPYQGMSRPTPPPLLQITSR, from the coding sequence ATGACGAGGACGACGCTCAGCGCACCACAGGGACGAGTGCTGGCCTCGTCCCTGTCCAACCACAGGCTGCACCTCATTCTCCTCCCCACCGAGCAGTGCAATTTCCGGTGCGGCTACTGCTACGAGGACTTCGCGGTCGGCCGTATGCCCGCCTCGGTGGTCGAAGGCGTGAAGCGGCTGATCGACCGGCGCCTGGACGGGTTGCGTTCGCTCGACGTGTCCTGGTTCGGCGGTGAACCTCTGCTGGCCCTGCCCGTCGTCGAGGAGGTCTCCGCACACATCGGACGGAGGGCGGCCACGAGGCCGGATCTCTCCTGCACGGCCGAGATGACGACCAACGGCTACACCCTGGACGCGGTCACGGCCGAAAGGCTTGCCGGCCTCGGCGTCGGGCGCTACCAGATCTCCCTGGACGGCCCGCAGGAGATGCACGACCAGAGCCGCGTCCGCGCCGACGGAAAGGGTTCCTTCACGAGGATCTGGAAGAACCTGATGGACATCAGGGAAAGCGCCGTGCAGGTCCATGTGACGCTACGGATTCACCTGACCGCCGCCAACCTGGCCGGCATGCCGGATTTCCTCGGGCGGATCCGTGAGACGTTTCTCCATGACTCCCGTTTTTCGGTCAGGCTCAAGCCGGTGGAGCACCTCGGCGGACCCAACGACCAGCACATCGGCATCGTGCCGGAGGAGGACCGGCCACGGGTTCTGGCGGAGCTGACCGCCCTGGTCTCCTCCGATGATTCCGACGATCCGGGCGGCTTCGGTTCCCTCAGCGGCCAGGCCGAGGTCTGCTACGCGTCGCTTCCCGACTCCTTGGTGATCCGGGCCGACGGATCCGTCGGAAAGTGCACGGTGGCGCTGACCGATCCGGCCAACACCATCGGGCGGCTGCGGCCGGACGGCACCCTGAGTATCGACAACACCCGCTTGCGCCCTTGGCTACGCGGATGGTTCACGCAGGACGGGGAGGCGGTCGCCTGCCCGTACCAAGGGATGTCCCGGCCCACCCCGCCTCCCCTTCTGCAGATCACCTCGCGCTGA